The Caballeronia sp. SL2Y3 genome includes a window with the following:
- a CDS encoding cobyric acid synthase, with protein sequence MPFTPRGTLMIQGTTSDAGKSTLVAGLCRLARRGGARVAPFKPQNMALNSAVTIDGGEIGRAQALQAVAAGVPARIDFNPVLLKPTSDRGAQVIIHGHAHANLDARAYHAYKSIAFDAVLQSYARLQADFDAVIVEGAGSPAEINLRDRDIANMGFAERVDCPVVLVADIDRGGVFAHLVGTLACLSESERARVRGFVINRFRGDIGLLKPGLDWLEAQTGKPVLGVLPYLHGLTLDAEDMLPRDSRTPSEGAALRVIVPALPRISNHTDFDALRAHPQVDFEYVRAGVAPPPADLIVLPGSKSVQRDLAWLREHGWDRAITRHLRYGGKVLGICGGMQMLGREIDDPDGVESAAGRVAGLGLLDLYTMLTPQKQLENVSGRLLVDSDSAPVRGYEIHMGRTSGAALDRPLVALDSGRVDGAISDDGQIAATYLHGVFDTPEACAALLAWAGVDDAAPLDYPALREASLERLADAFAESLDMDAVAALFG encoded by the coding sequence ATGCCCTTCACTCCGCGCGGCACGTTGATGATTCAGGGCACCACGTCCGATGCCGGCAAAAGCACGCTCGTCGCGGGTCTGTGCCGTCTCGCGCGGCGCGGCGGCGCGCGCGTTGCGCCCTTCAAGCCGCAGAACATGGCGCTCAACAGCGCGGTGACGATCGACGGCGGCGAGATCGGCCGCGCGCAGGCGTTGCAGGCGGTCGCGGCGGGCGTGCCGGCGCGCATCGACTTCAATCCGGTGCTGCTCAAGCCGACGAGCGATCGCGGCGCGCAGGTCATCATCCACGGCCACGCGCACGCCAATCTCGACGCGCGCGCTTATCACGCGTACAAAAGCATTGCCTTCGATGCCGTCTTGCAGTCGTACGCGCGCTTGCAGGCCGACTTCGACGCGGTGATCGTGGAAGGCGCGGGCAGTCCCGCCGAGATCAACTTGCGCGACCGCGATATCGCGAACATGGGCTTCGCCGAGCGCGTCGATTGCCCGGTGGTGCTGGTGGCGGACATCGATCGCGGCGGCGTGTTCGCGCATCTCGTCGGCACGCTGGCGTGTCTGTCGGAGAGCGAGCGGGCGCGCGTGCGCGGCTTCGTCATCAACCGGTTTCGCGGCGATATCGGCCTCCTGAAGCCGGGGCTCGACTGGCTCGAAGCGCAGACTGGCAAGCCCGTGCTCGGCGTGCTGCCGTATCTGCATGGCCTCACGCTCGATGCCGAAGACATGCTGCCGCGCGATTCCCGTACGCCGAGTGAAGGCGCGGCGCTGAGGGTGATCGTGCCGGCGTTGCCGCGCATCAGCAATCACACGGACTTCGATGCGCTGCGGGCGCATCCTCAGGTCGATTTCGAGTACGTGCGCGCGGGCGTCGCGCCGCCGCCTGCGGATCTCATCGTGCTGCCGGGGTCGAAAAGCGTGCAGCGGGATCTCGCGTGGCTGCGCGAGCACGGCTGGGATCGCGCGATCACCCGGCATCTTCGATACGGCGGGAAAGTGCTCGGCATTTGCGGCGGCATGCAGATGCTCGGGCGCGAGATCGACGATCCGGATGGCGTGGAAAGCGCGGCGGGGCGTGTTGCGGGTCTCGGCCTGCTCGATCTGTACACGATGCTCACGCCGCAGAAGCAACTGGAGAACGTGAGCGGTCGCTTGTTGGTCGATTCGGATTCAGCGCCCGTGCGTGGCTACGAGATTCACATGGGCCGCACGAGCGGCGCGGCGCTGGACCGGCCCTTGGTCGCGCTGGATTCGGGGCGCGTCGATGGCGCGATATCGGACGATGGACAGATCGCCGCGACGTATCTGCACGGCGTGTTCGATACGCCCGAAGCCTGCGCCGCGCTGCTCGCGTGGGCCGGCGTCGATGATGCCGCGCCGCTCGACTATCCCGCGCTGCGCGAGGCGTCGCTGGAACGTCTCGCGGATGCGTTTGCCGAGTCGCTCGATATGGATGCGGTGGCGGCGTTGTTCGGGTAA
- the cobD gene encoding threonine-phosphate decarboxylase CobD: MPDPIPHGGNLRYAARRYSIPLDDWLDLSTGINPRGYPVPPVPPDAWRRLPEDDDGLADCAARYYGAPLALPVAGSQTAIRALPYLLERGTVGVAPLTYGEYAPAFVRAGHRVVTLDVACAELPASLDHVIVANPNNPTAERLDRKTLLRWQARLASRGGTLIVDEAFADADPAASLASDTAREGLVVLRSVGKFFGLAGIRAGFVLAAPALLDQLRDAMGAWTVGGPARHAVMAAFADHAWQAETRERLQRDGARLAAIIARHGFDVRGTPLFAWTQTQRARSLQHELAMRGVWTRLFERSDMTPSLRIGLPGSEGDWARLERALAEIVG; the protein is encoded by the coding sequence ATGCCTGATCCGATTCCGCACGGCGGCAATTTGCGCTACGCCGCGCGCCGCTATTCGATACCGCTCGACGACTGGCTCGATCTCTCGACGGGCATCAATCCGCGCGGCTACCCGGTGCCGCCCGTGCCGCCCGACGCCTGGCGACGCCTGCCCGAAGACGACGACGGACTCGCCGATTGCGCCGCGCGTTACTACGGCGCGCCGCTCGCGTTGCCGGTGGCGGGCTCGCAAACAGCGATCCGCGCGCTCCCGTATCTGCTCGAGCGCGGCACGGTGGGCGTCGCGCCGCTGACCTACGGCGAATATGCGCCGGCGTTCGTTCGCGCGGGGCATCGCGTCGTGACGCTCGATGTCGCCTGCGCGGAGCTGCCTGCGTCGCTCGATCACGTGATCGTCGCGAATCCGAATAACCCGACGGCCGAGCGGCTCGACCGGAAAACACTGCTGCGCTGGCAAGCGCGGTTGGCTTCGCGCGGCGGCACGCTGATCGTCGATGAAGCCTTCGCCGACGCCGATCCCGCCGCGTCGCTCGCCAGTGACACCGCCCGCGAGGGTCTCGTCGTGCTGCGTTCGGTCGGCAAGTTCTTCGGGCTGGCGGGCATCCGCGCGGGCTTCGTGCTCGCCGCGCCCGCGTTGCTCGACCAACTGCGCGACGCGATGGGCGCGTGGACCGTCGGCGGACCGGCGCGGCATGCGGTCATGGCCGCTTTTGCCGATCACGCGTGGCAGGCCGAGACGCGCGAGCGCTTGCAGCGCGACGGCGCACGACTCGCCGCAATCATCGCGCGACATGGGTTCGATGTGCGCGGCACGCCGCTGTTCGCATGGACGCAAACGCAGCGGGCGCGGTCGCTGCAACACGAACTGGCGATGCGCGGAGTCTGGACGCGGCTCTTCGAGCGGTCCGATATGACGCCGAGTCTGCGCATCGGTCTGCCGGGCAGCGAAGGCGACTGGGCGCGGCTTGAACGCGCGCTTGCGGAGATCGTCGGATGA
- a CDS encoding cobalamin-binding protein codes for MNQAHASLTVTDDTGAPVTLPAPATRVVSLAPHVTELLYAAGGGARIVGTVSYSDYPKEAQSIPRVGDNKALDLERIVALHPDLIVVWRHGNAARQTDKLKALGIPLFFSEPKHLADIPASIDKLGALLGTEDTARAASTAFTRDIAALRAKYAQLPPVRVFYQVWDDPLMTLNRDNVFSEVIGLCGGVNVFAAEAPRVPTVSTEAVLAANPEAIVTATPGATKPDRPLPALDRWKQWTSLTAVARGNLFGIDGDLINRPTPRLALGAAQLCRDLDGARKRR; via the coding sequence ATGAACCAAGCGCACGCGTCGCTGACCGTCACCGACGACACCGGCGCTCCCGTCACGCTCCCTGCGCCCGCGACGCGCGTCGTGAGTCTCGCGCCGCATGTCACCGAGTTGCTGTACGCGGCGGGCGGCGGCGCGCGCATCGTCGGCACGGTCAGCTATAGCGATTATCCGAAGGAAGCGCAGTCGATTCCGCGCGTCGGCGACAACAAGGCGCTCGATCTCGAGCGAATCGTCGCGCTGCATCCGGATCTGATCGTCGTCTGGCGGCACGGCAATGCCGCGCGTCAGACGGACAAGCTCAAGGCGCTCGGCATCCCGCTCTTTTTCAGCGAGCCGAAGCATCTGGCCGACATCCCCGCGAGCATCGACAAGCTCGGCGCGCTGCTCGGCACGGAAGACACGGCGCGCGCCGCATCGACGGCTTTCACGCGCGATATCGCGGCTCTGCGCGCGAAATACGCGCAACTGCCGCCGGTGCGCGTGTTCTATCAGGTCTGGGACGATCCGCTGATGACGCTCAATCGCGACAACGTGTTCAGCGAAGTGATCGGGCTATGCGGCGGCGTGAACGTGTTCGCTGCCGAAGCGCCGCGCGTGCCGACCGTTTCGACCGAAGCCGTGCTCGCGGCGAACCCCGAAGCGATCGTGACCGCGACGCCCGGCGCGACGAAGCCCGACCGCCCGTTGCCCGCGCTCGACCGGTGGAAGCAGTGGACGTCGCTGACGGCGGTCGCGCGTGGCAATCTGTTCGGCATCGACGGCGATCTGATCAATCGGCCGACGCCGCGGCTGGCGCTCGGAGCGGCGCAGCTTTGTCGTGATTTGGATGGGGCGCGGAAGCGGCGTTGA
- a CDS encoding DUF4123 domain-containing protein translates to MSVDTVLNFARDTRPADQYLYLLLDPLSACDEANPLHINSLAKRLGDAAVQRVPRPDLSHASEAFPVLITLAEPEDRPDEELLTRSHAYAADDRGYRKPYVCGWLTSRLPPEALAAHLVSFCQFSSQPDMEEFFPVFEPLRLELLASAARSEFASRLSPISHWLCPTSWGDFAVLTESRDTPATPLPALAFDVQREAPLVAAVLAAWKRSTVAPMDYAPHRWRSPVSMLPPQAAAHAYRLIRDARKFGLRDSHDIIMLALVRVSVHPHVPYDPGVQADIKRAARGESSLSVLLEQYDDRAWMRIVASLPPAKEYS, encoded by the coding sequence ATGAGCGTGGACACTGTTCTGAACTTCGCGCGCGACACCCGGCCGGCCGATCAATATCTTTATCTCTTGCTCGATCCCCTGTCCGCGTGCGATGAGGCGAATCCTCTCCACATCAATTCGCTCGCCAAACGTCTGGGCGACGCTGCCGTTCAGCGCGTGCCGCGTCCCGACCTTTCTCACGCCTCGGAAGCGTTCCCGGTTTTGATTACGTTGGCCGAGCCTGAGGATCGACCCGATGAGGAACTACTGACCCGTTCGCATGCCTACGCAGCGGACGATCGAGGCTACCGCAAGCCGTACGTCTGCGGATGGCTGACTAGCCGCTTACCGCCCGAGGCGCTGGCGGCGCACCTCGTGTCGTTCTGCCAGTTTTCTTCACAACCCGACATGGAGGAGTTCTTCCCGGTCTTTGAGCCGCTCCGACTCGAACTGCTGGCGTCCGCGGCGCGCAGCGAATTCGCCAGTCGCCTCAGTCCAATTTCGCATTGGCTGTGTCCTACCAGTTGGGGCGACTTCGCGGTGCTCACTGAAAGTCGCGACACCCCCGCAACACCTTTGCCTGCCCTTGCGTTCGACGTTCAGCGCGAGGCGCCGTTGGTCGCTGCCGTACTCGCGGCGTGGAAGCGTTCGACAGTCGCGCCAATGGACTATGCGCCGCATCGCTGGCGCTCTCCTGTCAGCATGCTTCCGCCGCAGGCAGCGGCCCATGCGTATCGCCTGATTCGCGATGCACGGAAGTTCGGCTTGCGTGATAGCCACGACATCATCATGTTGGCGCTTGTGCGGGTGTCCGTGCATCCTCACGTCCCGTACGACCCGGGCGTCCAGGCCGACATCAAGCGAGCAGCTCGCGGCGAGTCCAGCCTAAGCGTCCTCTTAGAACAGTATGACGATCGCGCGTGGATGCGCATCGTCGCGTCACTGCCCCCAGCGAAGGAATACTCATGA
- a CDS encoding PAAR domain-containing protein codes for MRKVYSSKINKEGKSMSGGAIRLGDRHSGGGVMVEASGFPVNDIRQCVLGDMAICPKHDGKFPLVSGGDASAAIDGRPLVFEPAALECGCSICSSCADGYARV; via the coding sequence ATGAGAAAGGTTTATTCGTCGAAGATCAACAAGGAAGGTAAATCAATGTCAGGCGGTGCAATTCGTTTAGGCGACAGACATTCGGGCGGCGGCGTCATGGTGGAAGCCAGCGGCTTCCCCGTGAACGACATCCGACAGTGCGTGTTGGGCGACATGGCGATCTGTCCCAAGCACGACGGCAAGTTTCCCCTCGTTTCTGGCGGCGATGCCTCAGCCGCCATCGACGGTCGACCGCTGGTGTTCGAGCCCGCCGCGCTCGAGTGCGGCTGTTCGATCTGCTCGTCTTGCGCGGATGGCTATGCACGCGTCTGA
- a CDS encoding type VI secretion system Vgr family protein, translating to MPRQSDLRFTFGTASGLTLDVRSFDLVEGLSEPFELDLELASHDPAVDFGDVLDQGALLTIWRDDVPVRYVHGIVSAFEQGETGFRRTVYHATVTPALARADLRSDWRVFQQKSIPQILQTLMTEQGITDYEQMAFSTHLPREYCVQAGESTLEWVQRIGAEEGFYYAFQFSANGHRLIHGDKLIVHGAIAGGPVSYNPNPGGDAPEPGLRSFRYAERVRTARQAQRDYTFKNPRYGQQHSQDGANVDHQGRDYERYGYPGRYKEDAAGVPFTQTRLLALRRDAQIAIAEGDDARLVPGLRFDLVDHPREEWNRGWRPVRIMHRGTQHVSQQEESADAQQGTHYGYTAELVPDDVEWKAPLPPKPRIDGPLIATVTGPAGEEIYCDEFGRVKICFPWQRNDPPDEQSSCWVRVAQNWAGATWGHMAIPRIGQEVIVAFLDGDPDQPIIIGRTYHAENLPPYELPRHKTRMTIKSQTHKGDGFNELRFEDEKDQEEIYVHAQKDQNIHVNHDETIFVGNDRSENVERDETIGIGHDRSETVGNDEEVSVGHNRTHRVGQDATLMIERNHTLTIGKNRVETIGNDRTDKITANHTTEVGGHVEQTVQGHHKLSVGQSIERQTQMYQLQASDRAVIQGPGGTITIDGSGITIKGPQIRLEGAVTVSTGSGNGLSFNGSVMEGAADCVEKNR from the coding sequence ATGCCGCGTCAATCCGACTTGCGCTTCACTTTCGGGACCGCGAGCGGCCTCACGCTCGATGTTCGCAGCTTTGACTTAGTGGAAGGGCTTTCCGAGCCCTTTGAGCTTGATCTGGAGCTTGCTAGCCACGATCCTGCCGTCGACTTCGGTGATGTGCTCGACCAAGGCGCGCTGCTGACCATCTGGCGCGATGATGTGCCAGTGCGCTACGTCCACGGCATCGTCAGCGCCTTCGAGCAAGGCGAGACGGGATTTCGACGCACGGTGTATCACGCGACGGTGACGCCGGCCTTGGCCCGGGCTGACTTGCGCAGCGACTGGCGCGTGTTCCAGCAGAAGAGCATTCCGCAGATTCTGCAGACGCTGATGACCGAGCAAGGCATCACCGACTACGAACAGATGGCGTTTAGCACGCATTTGCCCCGTGAGTATTGTGTGCAGGCAGGGGAGTCGACACTCGAATGGGTGCAGCGCATTGGCGCGGAGGAAGGCTTCTACTATGCCTTTCAGTTCTCCGCGAACGGCCACCGCCTGATCCACGGCGACAAGCTCATCGTGCATGGCGCGATCGCGGGCGGGCCGGTCTCCTATAACCCGAATCCCGGCGGCGATGCGCCCGAGCCGGGCTTACGCAGCTTCCGCTACGCCGAACGCGTACGGACGGCCCGTCAGGCGCAACGCGACTACACGTTCAAGAATCCGCGCTACGGCCAGCAGCACAGCCAGGACGGGGCCAATGTCGACCACCAGGGTCGGGATTACGAACGCTACGGCTACCCCGGACGCTACAAGGAAGATGCGGCCGGTGTTCCCTTCACGCAGACGCGCCTCTTGGCGCTGCGGCGCGATGCGCAGATTGCGATCGCCGAGGGCGACGACGCGCGCCTTGTGCCGGGCTTGCGCTTCGATCTCGTCGACCATCCGCGCGAGGAATGGAATCGCGGCTGGCGGCCCGTGCGCATCATGCATCGCGGCACCCAGCACGTGAGCCAGCAAGAGGAATCTGCGGATGCTCAGCAAGGCACGCACTACGGCTACACCGCCGAGCTGGTGCCCGACGATGTCGAATGGAAAGCGCCGCTGCCACCTAAGCCGCGTATCGACGGGCCGCTGATCGCGACCGTCACCGGTCCTGCGGGTGAGGAGATTTATTGCGACGAGTTCGGCCGCGTGAAGATTTGCTTTCCGTGGCAGCGCAACGACCCGCCCGATGAGCAAAGCTCCTGCTGGGTGCGCGTGGCGCAGAACTGGGCGGGTGCGACCTGGGGCCACATGGCGATTCCCCGCATCGGTCAGGAAGTGATCGTGGCATTTCTGGACGGCGACCCGGACCAGCCGATCATCATCGGGCGCACGTATCACGCGGAGAACTTGCCGCCCTATGAGCTGCCGCGTCACAAGACGCGCATGACCATCAAGAGCCAGACGCACAAGGGCGATGGCTTCAACGAGCTGCGCTTTGAGGACGAGAAGGATCAGGAGGAAATCTACGTTCACGCGCAGAAGGATCAGAACATCCACGTCAATCATGACGAGACGATCTTCGTCGGTAACGACCGCAGCGAGAATGTCGAGCGTGATGAAACCATCGGCATCGGGCACGACCGTAGCGAGACGGTGGGCAACGACGAAGAGGTGAGCGTCGGTCATAACCGTACTCACCGGGTCGGCCAGGACGCCACACTCATGATCGAGCGCAACCACACGCTCACCATCGGCAAGAATCGTGTCGAAACAATAGGAAATGATCGCACCGATAAGATTACTGCCAACCACACCACCGAGGTGGGAGGCCACGTCGAACAAACCGTGCAGGGGCATCACAAACTCAGCGTCGGGCAAAGCATCGAACGCCAGACGCAGATGTACCAGTTGCAGGCCAGCGACCGCGCGGTCATTCAAGGGCCAGGTGGCACGATAACGATCGACGGCAGTGGCATCACGATCAAGGGGCCTCAGATCCGCCTTGAGGGCGCCGTCACGGTGAGCACCGGATCGGGCAACGGCCTCTCGTTCAATGGCTCGGTGATGGAAGGCGCGGCCGATTGCGTGGAGAAGAACCGATGA
- the cobU gene encoding bifunctional adenosylcobinamide kinase/adenosylcobinamide-phosphate guanylyltransferase, with protein sequence MIPDITFILGGARSGKSAHAERLADESGLPVTYIATARIGDAEFAERVRHHRLRRPAHWTLAEAPLDLAGALREADRAGQCVLIDCLTLWLANLLCPPDASFDEPATLPPAAIQAFDAFDRALADARGKVIVVSNEIGLGVVPLGSVTRLYVDELGRLNQRVAAASTRAMLMVAGLPLVLKG encoded by the coding sequence ATGATCCCCGACATCACGTTCATTCTCGGCGGCGCTCGCTCCGGCAAAAGCGCGCACGCCGAACGCCTCGCCGACGAAAGCGGCCTGCCCGTCACGTATATCGCGACGGCGCGTATCGGCGATGCCGAGTTCGCCGAGCGCGTGCGGCATCATCGGTTGCGCCGGCCCGCGCACTGGACGCTCGCCGAAGCGCCGCTCGATCTCGCGGGCGCGTTGCGCGAGGCGGATCGCGCGGGACAGTGCGTGCTGATCGACTGCCTCACGCTCTGGCTCGCGAATCTGCTCTGCCCTCCCGATGCCTCCTTCGACGAGCCCGCCACGCTGCCGCCCGCCGCCATCCAAGCATTCGATGCCTTCGACCGCGCCCTCGCCGATGCGCGCGGCAAGGTCATCGTCGTGAGCAACGAGATCGGGCTCGGCGTGGTGCCGCTCGGCTCGGTCACGCGCCTTTACGTCGACGAGCTCGGCCGGCTGAACCAGCGCGTCGCGGCCGCCAGCACGCGCGCCATGTTGATGGTCGCGGGCCTGCCGCTCGTGCTAAAGGGCTAA
- a CDS encoding T6SS effector BTH_I2691 family protein: MSTSRALSAAGAETSPVTPGHCNACQRKGLPILPLREAVLPATQSLAKHGTLSNPNTQMGARVLREGYVYVLLDQNHWQAYQVTPEGYLRSFNPYEMPRAKAPPLSKDCITAGHDLRAAFLNIDTSRYKEAWIAFSQDPWAMAVLDAYKTGKTIKTDGNGTRFAVPLRSDWRSRFTVVDLTILKTDPAKAQALALEHAHPLVGQVAEYSSVMSDFGSVHGWYSRQSRTQAMRDFLHIMEKQYQLPNGVAGIVLPDPAGTIHELNNLRLAERTQKQRWAEEPTIRYKYLTSQCLLGIKALEASRARDDAAAEAKANAARVEAWNNNPFLSAKAGMPPVDVARQTDQLAASKTKSRHARLEDRYDEKTRKDFQDQYDKASADSQKRIDAYAKDWAEAVVKADWSRIVELDYVDTESRCWASRLSMVSDCLLGGVTDGPPPPAKPGAKPTPEVLGPSGKAWQQLLSDPKSAAYVALQGQRTQLLAALTPLFNAANMANDAGKKYYDSVKGVAGSKGVADLREHLTAEAADRLLAAMHDAVNRLDKQLSDGTKLALNGLHQGANWLYGGFQLTQVKIQLTVGECFDILSENLRGSVDSTKAAGRRVRAMVFAGLIAIPNPAVRKTLIEVTLWVQGSAEQAKQRLMSAGGGLKANTGEVLREVAAGLKNLEPEVAKALRGIKIAGQAARDFASGSFRSLKNLSINGVDGGLSMISLYFLQDSLKNSLADLDAKVGARHPEAVASFYGASIGMMGGGAEIAGQAIKIPAKAIQAFIQRAGTEVTPTLSKVIGLGEVLVKAGGVFAAVGGVADAATSFAGAVRVVNRAMLTMLRRTTSPCVWHRRSSGPKRWISNRGLRHEKGLFVEDQQGR, encoded by the coding sequence ATGAGCACGAGCCGAGCGCTCAGCGCCGCTGGCGCGGAAACCAGTCCGGTCACACCGGGACATTGCAACGCATGTCAGCGCAAGGGCTTGCCCATCTTGCCGCTGCGCGAAGCCGTGTTGCCGGCCACCCAATCACTAGCCAAGCACGGGACGCTCAGTAATCCGAACACGCAAATGGGTGCGCGCGTGCTGCGCGAAGGCTATGTGTACGTGCTCCTCGACCAGAACCACTGGCAGGCCTATCAGGTCACGCCCGAAGGGTATCTACGGAGCTTCAACCCTTACGAGATGCCGCGCGCCAAGGCGCCGCCGCTTTCGAAGGATTGCATCACTGCCGGGCATGATCTGCGTGCCGCGTTCCTGAACATAGACACCAGCAGGTACAAGGAAGCGTGGATTGCGTTTTCGCAGGACCCTTGGGCTATGGCAGTGCTCGACGCCTACAAAACTGGGAAGACCATCAAGACCGACGGCAATGGCACACGCTTCGCCGTCCCGCTTCGTAGCGACTGGCGCAGTCGTTTTACCGTCGTCGATCTGACCATTTTGAAGACCGATCCCGCGAAAGCTCAGGCGCTCGCGCTGGAACACGCTCATCCGCTCGTGGGCCAGGTTGCTGAATACTCAAGCGTCATGAGCGATTTCGGCAGCGTACACGGCTGGTACTCGCGCCAGTCTCGCACGCAGGCCATGCGCGATTTTCTGCACATCATGGAGAAGCAGTACCAACTGCCCAATGGCGTCGCGGGCATCGTCCTGCCCGACCCGGCAGGAACGATTCACGAACTCAACAACCTGCGTCTTGCCGAACGCACGCAAAAGCAGCGCTGGGCGGAAGAGCCGACGATTCGCTACAAATACCTTACCTCGCAATGTCTGCTCGGCATCAAGGCACTGGAAGCTTCGCGCGCACGCGATGACGCCGCAGCCGAAGCCAAGGCGAATGCGGCTCGGGTGGAAGCCTGGAACAACAATCCATTTCTTTCCGCCAAGGCTGGCATGCCTCCCGTCGACGTCGCGCGGCAGACCGACCAGCTCGCAGCCAGCAAGACAAAAAGCCGTCACGCCCGCCTGGAGGATCGTTACGATGAAAAGACACGCAAGGACTTTCAGGATCAGTACGACAAGGCTTCAGCGGATTCCCAGAAACGTATCGATGCGTATGCCAAGGATTGGGCCGAGGCCGTGGTCAAGGCAGACTGGAGCCGCATCGTCGAACTGGATTACGTAGACACCGAATCTCGGTGCTGGGCATCCCGTCTGAGCATGGTGTCGGATTGCCTGCTGGGCGGCGTGACCGATGGGCCGCCTCCGCCGGCCAAACCCGGTGCAAAGCCGACACCTGAAGTGTTGGGTCCGAGCGGTAAGGCCTGGCAGCAGTTGCTCAGCGATCCGAAGAGTGCTGCTTACGTGGCCCTCCAAGGCCAGCGCACGCAGTTGCTCGCCGCGCTGACCCCGCTGTTCAACGCAGCGAATATGGCCAACGATGCGGGCAAGAAGTATTACGACAGCGTGAAAGGTGTCGCCGGCAGCAAGGGAGTCGCCGACTTGCGCGAGCACCTCACCGCCGAGGCTGCGGATCGTCTGCTGGCCGCCATGCACGACGCCGTCAACCGCCTGGACAAGCAACTGAGCGATGGCACCAAGTTGGCCCTGAACGGACTCCACCAAGGAGCTAACTGGCTCTACGGAGGTTTCCAGCTGACACAGGTCAAGATACAGCTCACCGTAGGCGAGTGCTTCGATATCCTCTCCGAAAATCTGCGCGGCTCGGTCGATTCCACCAAAGCTGCCGGACGGCGCGTGCGGGCGATGGTCTTCGCTGGCCTGATTGCCATCCCAAATCCTGCTGTGCGCAAGACACTGATCGAGGTGACACTGTGGGTACAGGGTAGCGCGGAACAGGCAAAGCAACGGCTAATGTCGGCGGGCGGTGGGCTGAAAGCTAATACGGGCGAGGTGTTACGCGAAGTAGCCGCGGGCTTGAAGAACCTGGAGCCGGAGGTCGCCAAAGCGCTGCGCGGCATCAAGATCGCCGGACAGGCCGCGCGTGATTTCGCCAGTGGCAGCTTCAGAAGCTTGAAGAATTTGTCCATTAACGGTGTGGACGGCGGCTTGTCGATGATCAGCCTGTACTTCCTGCAAGACTCGCTGAAGAACAGTCTTGCGGATTTGGATGCGAAAGTGGGCGCGCGTCATCCGGAGGCCGTGGCGTCGTTTTATGGCGCGTCGATCGGGATGATGGGTGGCGGCGCGGAGATCGCAGGGCAGGCAATTAAGATTCCGGCCAAGGCGATACAGGCGTTCATTCAGCGCGCGGGGACGGAGGTCACGCCCACGTTATCGAAGGTGATCGGGCTGGGTGAGGTGCTGGTGAAGGCGGGTGGGGTGTTCGCGGCGGTGGGGGGAGTGGCCGATGCGGCGACGAGTTTCGCTGGGGCGGTGCGGGTGGTGAACCGCGCAATGCTAACGATGTTGCGCCGTACAACCTCGCCCTGCGTCTGGCACCGAAGGTCGAGTGGCCCGAAGCGATGGATATCGAATCGCGGACTGCGCCATGAGAAAGGTTTATTCGTCGAAGATCAACAAGGAAGGTAA
- the cbiB gene encoding adenosylcobinamide-phosphate synthase CbiB produces the protein MLLLSVYAMSLLAVLGVIVDRIVGEPRGRHPLVAFGQFATKLEARLNTGHRARPAGILAWIVAVAPPVCIAWLVVSVLPFAYACIVHVMLLWFALGAKSLREHIAPIARALSLGDLDGARALTSRIVSRDTSEADELALSRAAVESALENGNDAIFGALFWFAIAGGPGALAFRLANTLDAMWGYRTPRYLRFGWAAARFDDVLNYIPARLTAASYALTGDTGMAWHCWRTQARSWDSPNAGPVMAAGAGSLNVLIGGAAVYHGVLEARPTLGAGHNATPRHVVAALRLIDRSVLLWLAVFLVLAILSVTTNA, from the coding sequence ATGCTCCTTCTTTCCGTCTACGCGATGTCGCTGCTCGCCGTCCTCGGCGTGATCGTCGATCGCATCGTCGGCGAGCCGCGCGGGCGGCATCCGCTGGTCGCGTTCGGCCAGTTCGCGACGAAGCTCGAAGCGCGGCTCAACACCGGGCATCGCGCGCGGCCGGCGGGGATTCTCGCGTGGATCGTCGCGGTGGCGCCGCCCGTTTGCATCGCGTGGCTCGTCGTGAGCGTGCTGCCGTTCGCGTACGCGTGCATCGTTCACGTGATGCTGCTGTGGTTCGCGCTCGGCGCGAAGAGTCTGCGCGAACACATCGCGCCGATTGCGCGGGCGCTCAGTCTCGGCGATCTCGACGGCGCGCGGGCGCTCACGTCGCGCATCGTGTCGCGCGATACGTCGGAGGCGGACGAGCTGGCGTTGTCGCGCGCGGCGGTCGAATCGGCGCTGGAGAACGGCAACGACGCGATCTTCGGCGCGCTCTTCTGGTTCGCGATCGCGGGCGGGCCTGGCGCGCTCGCGTTCCGGCTCGCGAACACGCTCGACGCGATGTGGGGTTATCGCACGCCGCGCTATCTGCGCTTCGGCTGGGCGGCGGCGCGCTTCGACGACGTGCTCAACTACATCCCCGCGCGTCTCACGGCCGCGAGCTACGCGCTCACGGGCGACACCGGCATGGCGTGGCACTGCTGGCGCACGCAGGCGCGTTCGTGGGACAGTCCGAACGCCGGCCCGGTGATGGCCGCGGGCGCGGGCAGCCTGAACGTGCTGATCGGCGGCGCGGCGGTCTATCACGGCGTGCTCGAAGCGCGGCCGACGCTCGGCGCGGGCCACAACGCGACGCCCCGGCATGTGGTGGCGGCGCTGCGGCTCATCGACCGTTCGGTGCTGCTGTGGCTCGCCGTCTTTCTGGTCCTCGCCATCCTGAGTGTGACGACGAATGCCTGA